The Armatimonadota bacterium DNA window TGGATGCACTGAAGAAGGTGCCGCTGCTCAACGACATCGTCAAGAAGTTCTATGAGATGGGGCTCGACCGATGGATGTACGTTTACAACATGGGCCGTGCGGTTCGGTGTGGACCCAATCAATATCCTACGCTTTACAACATCCTGCGTGAGTCTTGTGAGGTTCTGGATATGCCAGAACCAGAGCTCTATTTGAGCAGCAATCCATTTCCGAATGCGTTTGCTGGCGGAGTAGAGCGGCCGTATATCGTCCTGCGCTCCGGCATTATCGAAAACTTAACTGACGAACAGCTTTATCATTTGATCGGCCACGAGCTTGGCCACATCAAGGCAGGGCACGTACTCTACTTCTCGGTCGCTTCGCTCCTCTTGCCGCTTCTCGAACTGATCGGTCGCCGTACGCTTGGTCTGGGCGATGCGTTGAGCTATGGTCTGATCTTGGCGTTCTACGAGTGGTCGCGCCAAGCCGAGATCAGCGCGGATCGCGCCGGTTTGTTGGTTTCTCAGCAACTCCAAATCTCGTTGGACGCCAGTCTGAATATGTGCGCAGGGCCAAACCGATTGTCGCATGAGGCAAGTTCCGATGCGTTTCTGGACCAAGCTCGCGTCTACCACGACATGCCAACTTGGGATTCGCTAGGGAAGGTGATCTGGTTCCTGGTTGCAAACTGGCAAAGCACTCACCCGATGTTTGTACACCGCGTGCAAATGTTGGATCGTTGGGTCGAGATGGGCGACTTTGGCAGAATCATGGCCGGCGATTACCCAAGAGAAGTCGCCACCGTCTAAGCTATCCTATCGAGTATGTCCACGCCAGCCACGACGCCGATTGTAGGAATCATCATGGGGAGCGAAAGCGATTTCCCCACGCTCAAGCTGGCTGCCGATGTGCTTTCAGAATTCGGCGTTCCGTTCGAAGTCGAAGTTGTTTCTGCTCACCGGACACCGGATCGGATGGTGGAGTACGCGAAGTCCGCATCAGATCGTGGCATCAAGGTGATCATAGCTGGCGCCGGAGGGGCAGCCCATCTGCCCGGTATGACTGCGAGCATGTCGACGCTTCCCGTTA harbors:
- a CDS encoding M48 family metallopeptidase — translated: MERRTFPDISANAFVSDADRRALDALKKVPLLNDIVKKFYEMGLDRWMYVYNMGRAVRCGPNQYPTLYNILRESCEVLDMPEPELYLSSNPFPNAFAGGVERPYIVLRSGIIENLTDEQLYHLIGHELGHIKAGHVLYFSVASLLLPLLELIGRRTLGLGDALSYGLILAFYEWSRQAEISADRAGLLVSQQLQISLDASLNMCAGPNRLSHEASSDAFLDQARVYHDMPTWDSLGKVIWFLVANWQSTHPMFVHRVQMLDRWVEMGDFGRIMAGDYPREVATV
- the purE gene encoding 5-(carboxyamino)imidazole ribonucleotide mutase, giving the protein MSTPATTPIVGIIMGSESDFPTLKLAADVLSEFGVPFEVEVVSAHRTPDRMVEYAKSASDRGIKVIIAGAGGAAHLPGMTASMSTLPVIGVPIQTKALSGVDSLYSIVQMPAGIPVATVAIGGAENAGLLAIQILALSDADLAAKLADHRRQLSEKVKKMNENVTSSL